The Silene latifolia isolate original U9 population chromosome X, ASM4854445v1, whole genome shotgun sequence genome contains the following window.
GGGTTGATATGATGTTAAATAGATCTCAAGGCTACAAGGATATAGAGCCACGATCTTATAGAGGAGATCTTGTTCAAGTAAGGTCGTCTGTAGTTCCTCATATAAGACTGTACATACGTAGTTTCTGCATGTGGGAATGTAGACCATTACTTGTTTTCGACGATTATGTGCTATTGGATTCTTAAATTAGATTGGTTAATATGTGGATGACTTGGTGTTTGATAACTGTATGCACAAAATGTTGGAGCAGATGCCGCTCTATCAGCCCTCACCAAAGACTGGGGAAATTTGCCCTCGAGCTGGACTGGTGGAGACCCTTGTGGAAGCAAATGGGAAGGAATCACCTGCATCAATTCTCATATCAGTTCAATGTAAGTTCTGTTCTTCTGAAACATAGTTTGAGCGCAGCTTTTTTCAAATATGGAGTATAATTCAATCAATCGTGTTTCAGAACATTATCAAGTGTAGGTGTAACGGGTAAGCTGTCCGGAGACCTTGCATCTTTATCTGATTTGGAGACCCTGTAAGTTTTCGCATCCCAATTAGCTTCAATATTACCTGTAATACTTCCGAAACTGTCTAGATCCTCTAGAGCTGATAACGAACTCTACATTTACCCCTTTTTTTTGGTGTGTGTTTATAATTGCACCTGTAGTTAGCTGACAATCTAGATAGCACTTAAGTTTTTTACTGGTTGTTATCTAATCTCCTGTGATGAATTTATGCAGGGATCTATCATACAATAAAGAACTTACAGGTTCCCTTCCTTCAACTATTGGGAAACTGTCGAAGCTTACAAACTTGTACGAAATTTGATTAATTAGAACTTCGACATTCACAACTTTCATTCTGTTCTGTTCTAAGAAATAATATGTGCTTCTGTATTTTGCATTTTCAAGGATCCTCCTTGGTTGCGGTTTCTCCGGGCCAATTCCAGATTCAATTGGATCACTGTCACAGCTCGTATACTTGTAAGATCTTGCCTATAGCTCTGGTTCTTTCAATGTCATTGCATCATTGCAATATCGGACTTCTTCAGTATTGCCTCTTTATCTTCTAATATTCAAAAACTATGCTTGAGTACCCTGCAGATCTCTGAACTCGAACAAGTTCACTGGAAGTGTGCCTGCTTCTATTGGTAACTTGAAAAAGCTTTATTGGTTGGATTTGTCCGATAATCAGTTAAGTGGAAGCATTCCTGTGTCTGATGGAACCACACCTGGGCTTGATTTGCTACTTGACACAAAACACTTGTATGTAATTCTTTCCTTGTATTAAGGCATTGAGTACTTCCTTTTACCATTGTTTGGATGGAATGATTCGGAGTCAAAGGGAGGGATACAATTTTCCTTTCTTTAATAGGAAGTATGGTTGGAAGGAAAATGTTTCCATTTTTCCCTACTACAAGCCAAATTAAAAGCCTTCCAACATAGGGAATATTCAGAAGGAAAATAGCATTGCTCACGTCCCTCATTTTTTCTGTATCCAAAGTCCAAACAAAGGGTTAgtcttcacttttcttttgaAGTTGATCAATTTCTGACTCCTATTAACAATTTCAGTCACTTCGGAATGAATCGTCTCTCGGGGTCAATCCCATCTAGCCTGTTTAGCGCAGACATGACTATGATACATGCGTAAGTTTTGTCTTTAGTACGTTAAGTTTATCGCTTCTTATAAAATCATTTCTGTATCTGAAAATTGTTGTCTTAAAAACATTATGTACTGAAAGTCTTCACTGAGACTTAACCAATAAAGCAGTGTGATTTCTAGTTTGGTTAAGTCAGCATGGTAAATTTGACATGTGAGAATTGAGATTCAAAATTCAGAAACAGTAGTTTAATGGAGTTTGGAAGTCTGCATATTTAATGTGGTCTGAGTAATACTATGTGTTACGAATGAGGCAAAAAATGACTTTAAGAATGTTCAAACCTTTGGGTAACCGCTAGGCTACCTCACCTAAATTTAACATTTGATTTCTAGCCGACAATAGCAATATTATCCTAGTGTCTCAAAGGCTCCTGCACGTGGTGGGAGTAAGGAGGAATCTGATGTACAGAGCATTACCTCTTTGAAAACAACAAGAGAGGTGGTTTCTGGATGACCCATAATGAAATTTGCATGAGAATCACTCTGAATGACAGTGATAATGGTTAATAAAGAATTATATTCCTTAATTTCCATCCCTATAATTCTGCACTTATGCTTACTCTCTTGCAAAGGCATGATGGTAAGAAGCATTCTTTTGTTCAACTGTACTGATATGCAAGCATGTGGAGCCCTCGATTAGTTGTTTCGTTCAAAATGCATTATTTCTCTTAGAATCAAGTTACCAATAAAACCATGATTGATCTATGATTCCTAGATATTAGATATTTGATTCTACCAAAATAAATCTTACGTTTATGTTGTTTTTCACAATTCCTTTGTAATGTTCTCTATATTTATgttgtttttctattttttttattattttgctCTCGTGTATTTTTACTGGCATTAAACAGAATTCGAACGTCAGTATACATGTTCTGTCTGTTTCACCAAGACTCAGTTTCTTATATCTTATCCTTAAGTGAGATTTTACATTGCTGACAGATACTTGACCTTTTCAGGCTTTTCGATAATAATAATCTCACTGGGAGCATTCCATCGACAATAGCTCTTGTCCAGACACTGGAGGCAATGTGAGTTTCACTTCAGACAGTTTTGTTTCAGTTATTAAGGTTCATGTTGGTAATTACTATATATCTTTTTCTGTACCAGTCGTTTTGACAGGAACTCATTAAACGGTACTCTTCCGTCCAACCTCAATGAGCTTACACATGTCAACGAACTGTAAGCAAACTATTATTGACTGCTTTAACTTTAGTAACCTCTAATTGAGTATTGAGTATACAAGTACACATATATTCCATTAATATCTTCTATGTCCTCTGTTGAAAAAAAAATCGCAATCTTTATAGTTTTGATTTGTTTAATCGTTATCCTCTAAACGTTGTTGTCTTATATTTCAGGGTGTTGTCAAATAATGCATTTACTGGTCCTGTGCCTAATCTTACAGACATGAGTAACCTTAACTATCTGTAAGTGTAAATCCAGTGACTCGTTGATACTTTTTCACTTCATGCCACATTTAGTAGCTGTATGTATATGCAATTGGTTTTTCTTCTTGTTATATATCTTTCTTAGAGAACTACTTATCATTGTGCCCGTATCTTTCCTACTCTCGTACTATTGGACTGTACTAGATCACTAGTCTAGCCAGTTTCATGAACGGTCTCAGGGAACATAACTTTCCCTAATCTTCATACTTGAGTCAGATCCTTTGTGTTCGCTCTTAAATTTGCCCATATCAGTCGCAATTTGAGAGTACCAataattctgtttttttttttttttttttttttgaaggcgAGGGTATCAATAATTCCAGTGTGGTGAGTATATAATATGATACTCGTAGTAGTCTTTGGCATTTTAATTAATTTCCATCTTTATGCATAGCTCTGTGCTTCCTCTAGCGGTCTCCAATTTGcttatgatgattttgcatttctATATAACTTGATTGTTCCCGCTCCACCCCCACCCACCCCCTCCTATACGACTAAGCACAGTGGGAAGGCTAATATTCCCTCTTTGATGGGTAAACTTCATAGTTTCCTCTCAAGGTGTCTATGATTCCATGAATAAGCTTCTGCATGAAATCTTTGTGTTTTAGTTTGGTCATTTTGGTTTGTGACCCCATATCGTCAACTTTCCTCTTCATCCACATGTTAGTGAGCTTGTGGAAAGAAATTTGAAAGTTTATTCATGAATAGAGGAAGTAACGTTTGCATTTTTTCCCATTGCAAAATGGCTTTAGTTCTACAATTGGTGCACTAATTTAATCTTGATTTGCAGGGACATGAGCAACAATAGTTTTGAAGCCACCAATGTTTCGCAATGGCTTACAACTTTACAGTCCCTAACAACTGTGTATGCCCCTTTTCTCAACCTCTTTGCCATTTATCTACTCTGGCACAGTGGCACCTCTCCATGCCGTTCGTTTCTCCCCCACTTCTATTCCAATAAATCTCCTCACAACTTTTAGAAATTAAAATTTTTTTAGAGAATTGATGCCATCATttgagtttgaaaaaaaaaaaacgtaaaattgTTTCTGTAACATCCACCAGAAGATTCATACTGCACGTAGCTTTCGACTATGACATGGCTTTAAACTGTGATAATGTGTTATGCTTTCTAGATGATTTGCATTTGTTTTCTCAACTACACTTTTATAGTGGAAATTCGTATGGATTTAAACTGTGTCAAGGAGTCCTACTCTGCAAGTATGGGTTTATAAGGAGGTGGAACAAAAAATGAGCTATTTGTAGGTAGTCTTATTCAGAACAGCTGTTAGATCATGCCAATATTTGGGTAAAGATATCATTCTTACTTGTGTCATAGTGTCGTTCAAAAAGCAAGGATGGGAGGAGGGTCGCCCGTATAGGTTGGTCAGTGTGCCACTCTTATTGTATTGGGCAGTACCATCTGCTTGTAATGTGCTGTTATGTACTTGATTCAAGACACCATAATTTTTCATCAGGTGCAGCTAACTGGTTCACAAATGAACATTATATTTCGATGCCAAATGCTAACGGTCTAATGAAGCACAGTATAGGGCATCATCTAATTATAACTTGTTTAATTTCTGCTTGCCATCTTGAGAGCAACTATTACAATAACAACACCTACTCCACTGCCTTAGGGTCCCCAAAAATGGTGAAGTAAAGGAGTGGGAGGGATGCACTCTCTCCGGTTGTGTGCATGTTTTTTTATAAAGGCTCTCTACTTGTCTCTTTTTTCGCAGAATGATGGAAAGGACCGGACTTGAAGGACAGCTTCCTGTGGAATTCTTCAGCATCCCTCAATTACAAACTGTGTATGTCTCCATTGAGATTTGAAGAGTTAATTTTTATTAAGAAGTAGTAACATATAAAGCCCTTTCTGACactacttttaaaaaaaaaaagtgtaatgaAGGGCAACCAGCTTAGTGGCGAATTAGACATTGGCAGCACCTACAGCCGTCAACTGGAGCTCATTGATTTACAAAGCAATTCCATTGATGCAGTTACGGTGCCACCTGGATACAACTTCACACTGGTGTAAGCTTCCTGATCTACTCTTGTTCTTCTTGTGGCTGACAATATGTTGCATGGTTCGGTGTTCGATTGGGTTCAGGGAACAGCCCAATGTTCATCAAAATGCTTTTGGGGTCAAACAAAAAGCACTCTGTTGACCTGGCTTGCTAACGAACCCCATTTCTGTATGGACAATTTAGTTGGCTGACCGAACCCCAAACCATGCAATCGTATGGCTGACGTTGGCATTCGAATCTCAGACTTTGGACTGTATAATTCTGTGTTTCTCACTTCTCTTAGGGCTAAACTTTAACTTCACTTCATGTAGGCTAGCTGACAACCCATTATGTGGTGGGGCTACGTTTCCTTACTGCAACAACCAACAGGATCTTGGTTCTCCATATACAACGCCAGTATTTTGTGTTCCTCCTAAGTGTTCCTCTGGCCAAACATCAAGCCCTACTTGTAAATGTGCACATCCTTATACTGGAACTTTGATCTTCCGAGCTCCTTCCTTCTCAGCCTCTGGGAACCCAAAATATTTCACAGACCTCCAACAGTCTCTCTTGAGTAGTTTTGCCAGTCTAAAGCTTCCTGTGGATTCCGTCTCTCTGAGTGATGTAGCTACGGATGCATTTGGTTACCTTAATATGCATTTGGCTATCTTTCCAGCTGGACCAGCATCGTTTAACAAAACAGGAGTTCTATCGCTTGGATTTGTGCTAAGCAACCAGACATACAAGCCCTCCAAAGAATACGGTCCCTATGTATTCATTGCTGATATCTACACAAATGGTGCAAGTCCAAGTGAGTTTTATATGCAACTTCAATGTCATTTTCGATATTTTTTTTCAGTGTCATAGTGTGATTTTCTTTTAGAAATGCATATTCCCACTGTGGAATCATACTCTTCTACGGGATATTTTCACATATTTTGAAGATATggaattttattttttttcttgaaACCCTCCTATGTCCTAATTGCTAATAAATCCAGCGTATTCCTCCTTGGCGTACGACTTTCCCCTCTTTTTCCATTTCCAATGAGCCAAATACTTGGTATTCTTTGGTTCTTGATGATGATCGATTGAAGGAAATAGCTCACTAATTTGATTGTATATTTTTATTGTGAAGTTGTTGTCGGTCAATGCAATTATCGATGCATTTTCGTTATGGGTCATCTGGAACACTGGGTAAAGCAGTGTACATCCCAACCCTTTTATCTTGCCATTTGCAGGAACCCGAAAGGCACTGGGATAATAATGTTGTTGTATCTATAGATTTTCCTATATTATATGTCTCATTCTGTTCTCTCAATCCTTAGGAAGTAAGAGTTCATCCGGTGTCATTATTGGTGCGGCTGTAGGAGGTTCTGTTCTAGTGTTATTGTTAATTTGTGCTGGAGGCTATGCATGTTATCAGAAGAGGAGAGCAGAAAAGGCCAAGCAGCAGACTAATTCTTTTGGTAATTACTGAAATTCTAGTTATGATTATCAATTCGGATTCTATAACAGCTGCTCTCATCATTTGTTGTGAAATGCAGTATCTTGGGAGAAACAGCAAACTGATCTAGGTCTTCCTCATATGAAAGGAGCCAGATATTTCTCATTTAAAGAGCTGCAGAAATGTACCAACAATTTCTCAGAAGACAACAACATTGGTGCCGGAGGTTATGGGAAGGTTGAAATTGCTCTCTCCCCCTCACGAATATAGCATACCATTATTATTCCGTTAGCCCTCTCTTCTTTCCAAATGTAAATCGGTTACCATTTTCTGTGAAAAGGGCTCAAGTGAAAATATAGCAGAGACAGTGAGGGGTGACTGTGTGACACCCATTTACGAGTACTAATGAAGGGCAGAGACCCAGAGTCCCATTTACAAAATAAGGGCAGAAAAAAAAAAGGGCAGCCCGGTGCACGATGGCGGCCCCGCTAGGCGAGGGTCCAGGGAAGGGTCCCACCACAAGGGTGTAATATTACATTGGTTAACTGCATTATTTTACAAAATAAGGGcagaaagttaaaaaaaaaaactagctgCATGCACTTACCCGGCCCCATCATGCATTATTTAATCACATTGGTTAAACTTTCGTGTACTTTGCTTTCGTCTTTGGCTCTTTGCTATCTGTTCGTTAGCCTTCTTGCAATGCCATTAATTAGTAGTCTTCACTGTTCTTTAACCTTGTCATAGTCAGCCTAGTTGAGTGGATTCCAGGGAAAGGAGTCTTATATTTTGAAGGTAAACTGGAAGCTTAGGGGTACAAACTGAACTTAGAGTTTCTATTTTGAATCGTCATCTGTCAACATTATAGAATGTCGGGACAGTGAATTTGCTTAAACCCCAAGTAGTTTGCTGTTTGCATCACGAGTATCAATTTATTTTTTTTGCATGAAATATTTAGAATATGGGTATCTACTTTTTTCTCAGGCTTAATTTGAAGAGTACTGTCCTGCAGGTTTACAAAGGTACTCTCGAAGACAATCAGATTGTTGCTATTAAAAGGTCACAGGAAGGATCTATGCAGGGTACTAAAGAGTTTAAAAATGAGATAGAACTTCTATCAAGAGTTCATCATAAGAATCTCGTCAAACTCGTTGGATTTTGCTGCGAACAAGGGGAACAGATGCTTGTTTATGAATTTGTTTCAAAGGGCACTCTGACTGAGAGTCTTTCCGGTAAGTCCTTTAGATGGACGGAAGGTTTCGGTACTGTAATTTCAATGCTTTTACTTTCAGCTTGGCGAAAGGGTATTCACGGATAGAAGGGAAAACTAAGCAGGCCCTGGAGTTGACCCAACCCAAAACTGGCCAGAAAAGAATAATGTAAAGTAGATTGGTATCCGAACTGACCTGCATGAAAAGTTACTCAACCCTGCGCCAAATTCCAGAAAATTGCTATCGTTAAACCATaagacccgaaaatgacctgaaCCTGTCACGACTCGCCCAAGTCTATGATCATagatgcaacaacaacaacaacaacaacaacaacaacatcagagccttaatcccaaaatgatttggggtcggctgacatgaatcatcctttagaaccgtccatgggtgaacgcacacctcaaaatgcaaaaaaaatagaaaagggaaaaatgaaacTATCCATGAGTGTGCATCTCTTATATTGTCAAGCCAGCGATCTGCATCATAAATAGCATAGTAAAACACTCCGATCAAATGGTTTATCACTGTTCTGTTGATTGATTTATCGGTCATCTTGTTTATGTTGTTTCAATAATGTATGAATGGTGCAGGAAAGAATGGGATTCAACTAGACTGGATAAGAAGACTGATGATAACCCTTGGAGCAGCTAGGGGCTTACACTATTTGCACGAGCTTGCGGATCCACCGATTATACACAGGGATATCAAGTCCA
Protein-coding sequences here:
- the LOC141622245 gene encoding leucine-rich repeat receptor protein kinase HPCA1-like, with amino-acid sequence MRVFVSVMRLRVFGSRIWCLRFVLFLAFVCSEVGYGAAQTDSQDYAALSALTKDWGNLPSSWTGGDPCGSKWEGITCINSHISSITLSSVGVTGKLSGDLASLSDLETLDLSYNKELTGSLPSTIGKLSKLTNLILLGCGFSGPIPDSIGSLSQLVYLSLNSNKFTGSVPASIGNLKKLYWLDLSDNQLSGSIPVSDGTTPGLDLLLDTKHFHFGMNRLSGSIPSSLFSADMTMIHALFDNNNLTGSIPSTIALVQTLEAIRFDRNSLNGTLPSNLNELTHVNELVLSNNAFTGPVPNLTDMSNLNYLDMSNNSFEATNVSQWLTTLQSLTTVMMERTGLEGQLPVEFFSIPQLQTVVMKGNQLSGELDIGSTYSRQLELIDLQSNSIDAVTVPPGYNFTLVLADNPLCGGATFPYCNNQQDLGSPYTTPVFCVPPKCSSGQTSSPTCKCAHPYTGTLIFRAPSFSASGNPKYFTDLQQSLLSSFASLKLPVDSVSLSDVATDAFGYLNMHLAIFPAGPASFNKTGVLSLGFVLSNQTYKPSKEYGPYVFIADIYTNGASPRSKSSSGVIIGAAVGGSVLVLLLICAGGYACYQKRRAEKAKQQTNSFVSWEKQQTDLGLPHMKGARYFSFKELQKCTNNFSEDNNIGAGGYGKVYKGTLEDNQIVAIKRSQEGSMQGTKEFKNEIELLSRVHHKNLVKLVGFCCEQGEQMLVYEFVSKGTLTESLSGKNGIQLDWIRRLMITLGAARGLHYLHELADPPIIHRDIKSTNILLDERLNAKVADFGLSKLFGDTEKGHMTTQVKGTMGYLDPEYFMTNQVTEKSDVFSFGVVMMEMVTARMPIHKGKYVVKEIKTTIDRTKDLYNLEVLMDPVLLTTTTLLVGLEKFVDLALKCVEEAGVDRPTMGELVKEIENIVKLAGLNPNLESASVAYSGYEGVSGEDVHIPYTNDYILR